The window GGGCTTCCGGCCGCCCTCGATGCCCGTGAAAGTAGGGCTCGCGATGATCGCGGAGAACCCTGCCTTCGGACCCGGGTAGTCGGCGACGATGCCCTCGACCCGCACCGCCAGGGACGCAATCGGCAAGCGGGCCGCCGCCAGGAGCGCGGAGAGAGTCGCTGTGTAGCAGGCGCCGACCGCGCTCAGCAGGAGCTCTTCGGGATTGGTCCCGGCGCCGAGCCCGCCCATCGATGCCGGGACCGAGAACTCGACGGCCTGGCCGCCGACCTCGATCAAGCCCGAGCCGGATTCCACCGACCAGGTCAGCTTGCTGTTGAAGGCGAGATCTGACATCACCTACCTCCCGGCCGTCTTGAAGTAGTCGGCGTTGACGGCGATGAACTGCGTCCACTGCGGTGGGACCTCGTCCTCGGGAAAGATGGCGTCGACCGGGCAGGGATCCACGCAGGCGCCGCAATCGATGCACTCGTCGGGGTCGATGTAGTACTGGTCGGCGGCGGCGTCGGTCTTGATGCAGTCCACGGGGCAGACCTCGACGCACGACGCGTCCTTGACGCCGATGCAGGGTTGGGCGATGACGTAAGCCATGGTTCAGACCTCCTTGGGGTGGTGGTGGCCGTGCTCTCCGCCGGAGAGATGGTCGTGGAGCTCCCGCCGCTCGGCCGGTGAGAGGCGGTTCAAAAGCGGGGCGTAGGCCTCGTTCTCCTTGGTGAAGTGAGCCTTGAGCAGCGACTGCAGGCCGTAGAGCAGCCGCGACGTCTGCTCACAAACCGGCTCGGAGAACGGTCCCCGGCTGATGCCCTCGAGCTCGTCGATCATCTCGGTGATGAAGCGATGGTCGATGGTCATCGTCTTGGTCGCCCCGCCGACGGCTCTCAGCACCCTGTCGACGGCCGGGTAGACGGAGCGCTCCTCCTCCTTGGCATGCGGCAGCAGCCCGTCACGGAGGAACTCGAGCGCGACGGCCAGGCGCGTGCGCCGAGCGGCTTCGTCCAGCGTCTGCACCTCGGCGGCCAGGCGGCCCAGATCCTCCAGGCGGCCGAAGAGCCCGCCGTGCTCCTCCAGGATGAGAGCGGCCACGTCAGGCGCCTCCTCGTCGGCGGGCCAGGCGGAGGCCGAGGCGGCGTGGTCGCCAGACCCGGGCGGCGGGCTGACGACGTTGACGGCGACCAGCCGCCCGCCAGTCGCTCGCAGGCCGCGGGTCTCGCCCGCGGGGACGACGACCACGTCTCCGCCGCGAACGGAGAAAGCAGTGTCACCCGCCGTCACCCGGCCGGTCCCCTCCATGATCGCCATCACCAGGTCGAGCGCCGGCGCGTGGAGCGGGATCTCCTGGCCGTCTTCGAGCGCGGCCACCACCACCCGCAGGCGCTGGGTCTCGACCAGCGTCCGGCGGCCGAAGCCTGCGGTCGAGAACTCGGCGAGGTCGGCGGCGCGGCCGACCAGCGGACGCGGCGGCTTGACCGCCATCTCAGCCCACCTCCCGGCGGAAGACGACGCGAAATTCTCCGCCACCGAGGGCCTCGGTCTCGTGGCCGAAACCTTGAGCGCCGAGGACCGCATACAGGGGCACCGGGTCAAGGGGGGCCAGGAGCTCGAGCTCCTCGTCTGGACCCAGGGCGCCGACCGCTGCCATGATCGCGTCAAACGGTTCCTTGCCGGCTGCCATCAACGGCCGCACATCCAACGTCGCCATCGCCAACACACCTCCAATCACATCCAACCGAGCTCGCGACGAGCGCGCTCGGACATCATCTCGGGCACCCAGCGGGGCTCCCAGACCAGGTCGACGGCGACCTTGCAGGCGCCCGGGATCATCAGGAGCGCCCTTTCGACCGCCTCCGGCATGCTGTCGCTCATCGGGCAGCCCGGGGTGGTGAGCGTCATCCGCACGTGAACCTCACCCGCCTTCACAGCCAGCGAGTAGACGAGGCCGAGGTCGACGAGGTTGACGCCCAGCTCAGGGTCATAGACGTTTTCAAGCTGCTGCCAGGCCTCGGCTTCAACCATCTCGTCGAGGATCTGGATGCGAGCGTCGTTCATGCCGCCGCCCCGTTCGCCGGCGCCGCCGGGCGCCGCCGCAGCGCGAGCGGAAGCACCAACCCGGCCGCGCTGAAGGCGAAGACCAGCGCCCCGGCGGCATAGACCATGCCGCCACCACGGACGACCACGGCATCGCCGACGAGCAACCCGCTCAGCACAGCGGCGAATCCGACCACCAGCAGCGAGAACGAAACCCAGGCCAGGCGCTCGTCGACGAGCTCGCGGAGGAGCGGCACCGGCCTCTGTCCGGCCAGGCCGCTGAAACGGTGGAGCCAGCTGAGAAAGGGCAGGATCCTGTAGGACTT of the bacterium genome contains:
- a CDS encoding ferredoxin family protein — protein: MAYVIAQPCIGVKDASCVEVCPVDCIKTDAAADQYYIDPDECIDCGACVDPCPVDAIFPEDEVPPQWTQFIAVNADYFKTAGR
- a CDS encoding DUF2249 domain-containing protein produces the protein MATLDVRPLMAAGKEPFDAIMAAVGALGPDEELELLAPLDPVPLYAVLGAQGFGHETEALGGGEFRVVFRREVG
- a CDS encoding DUF59 domain-containing protein; amino-acid sequence: MVEAEAWQQLENVYDPELGVNLVDLGLVYSLAVKAGEVHVRMTLTTPGCPMSDSMPEAVERALLMIPGACKVAVDLVWEPRWVPEMMSERARRELGWM